A segment of the Parasphingopyxis algicola genome:
GCCGTCGCGACCGAATAGCGCGCGCCCCATTGCACGACGGACAGCGCCATGCTCGCCATCACGACCGACTTGCCGCCTTTGAGAACGGTCTTCCAGTCTTGCGCGACATTGCGCCCCAGTTCGACCGTGCGTCCGGCGAGGCGTTGCGCGAGGCGGCCGATCCGGCCGCCGAACAGGCCGCGCCGCGCCATGCCGAACAGCGTGCCGACAATGAGTATCAAGGCGACGAAGAAAAGCAGTGCCTGCGCCGTCGAAGCGCGGGCGCCGACCCAGTCGAGCCCGCGCAAGGTCGATGGCAGTTCGAATCCGAAGGCGAAGAACAGCGCGAAGGCGAGCAGGCCGAGCATCACGATCGTGTCTTCGGCGATCTGCGTCGAGATCAGGGTGCCCGCCTTGTCGGCCGAGACCCCCTCATTGCAGAGAAAGCCCCATTTGATGACCGTACCCCCGGTCGCGGTCGGCGTTACCGAATTGGCGATGACGGTGCCCAGGATCACCCGGATATTCTGCGCAAGATGCAGCTCGACGCCGAGAAAGCGGCACCAGATCGCAAGCCGCAAGACGTTGGTGAACCAGGGCACGACGGCGAGCCCGGCGGCCAGCGCCAGGAGCCAGGGCCGTTCGGCGATCGAGGAGAGCGGCCGGCCGTCCATCGCCCAGAGAAAGAAGACGATATTGGCGAGCGCCGCCAGCGGCAGCGCCCAGAGCGCCAGCCGGATCGCATGGCGGCTCAACCGGGCCGGTTTTTCGCTTTTTTCGGTCAAATCGCGCGGCGCCTGCCTCTACCCAGGAAATCCATCTTCGGCGGTCTAGCCGATGGATGGCGCCGCGCAAAGCGTTAGGGGCAGGACCTAACGCGGCCAGTTCTTGTGCAGAATGTCCGCGGTTTTGTCGTCGGCCGGGAAGAAAGCCTCGATCGCGAGTTCGGACAGGGTGATGTCGACCGGCGTCCCGAAAATCGTGATCGTGCCGATAAAGGAGAGCCGGCCGACCGTGGTATCGAGGATCAGCGGGACCCAGATCCTGTCGGGATCGGCGGGCGGTGCGTCATGCTCGCTCTCGTGCGGATAGGCAGCAACCTCTTCGCGCAGGGCGACGAGACCGGGATCGGCGCTGCTCGCAATCTGCTGGTCGAGCTGCTCGAGCACATGGGCGTGCCATTCGGTAAGGTTGACGACCTGCGGCGCGAGCCCGTCGGGGTGCAGCGCGAGCTTGATCGCGTTCATCGGCGGTTCGAGCAGCGCGCTGCCGATCTGTTCGGTGAAGAAGCTGATCGCGTCGTTGGTCGCGACGATATTCCAGTGCCGGTCGACGGCGATCGCCGGATAGGGTTCATGGCCCTTGAGGATATGCTCGACCGAGCGGCGCGCGATCGCCATCGCCGGATCATCGAGCGTCCGCTCGCCGTGGCGCGGCGCGAAGCCGGCGGCCGTCAATATCCCGTTGCGCGCGCGATAGGGAATGTCGAGACGCTCGGCGAGCCGGTCGATCGTGCCAGTGCTCGGCTGCGACCGGCCGGTTTCGATGAAGCTCAGATGGCGCGGCGAGATATCGGCCTCGAGCGCCAATTGCATCTGGCTGAGCCGCCGCCGTTCACGCCATTGCCGAATCTGCTGTCCCACCGCCACTGTCGCCATCGGATCGCTCCTCTTCTCGATCGGCACCGAGACTAGGCCGGTCGGCGGGTCAATTCCATTACCTCCAAGGTAATCGACTGAGAGATGCGGGAGGCAGATGATCAGCGCATTCCAACAAGGAGGATCACATGACCGTCGATTTCGCCAAGAAAGTGTTTCTCGCCGATGCCATTGTCTGCGCGCTGACCTTTGTCGGCTGCGTGTTCGCGACCCAGGCGATCGCCGCGGATACCGGCCTCGGCACCGGCCCGGTGGCCGCCGCCGGCTGGATCTGCCTCGGGGCGGCGTTGATCTGGGGCTGGCTCGGCACGCGCGCCCGGCCGCCCATACTCATCTGCTGGCTGGCGATATTCCTCAATATCGACTGGATCATCGCGAGCGTCGTCCTGTTCGAACTCGAATATGCGTCGCTCACGGCCTATGGCCGCGCGCTGATCGTCGCCCAAGCGGTCGGCGTGCTCGGTTTCGTCGTGCTGGAGGTGATGGGCGTCCGGGCGATCGGGCGCCAGCGCGTCGCCGCCGCGTAACTCCCCCGGGAAGGGCGTCAGCCGGCGGTGGCGGCGACGCCCTTTTCCTGCATCAGCGCCTGCAGCTCGCCGGCCTCGTACATTTCCATCATGATATCCGAACCGCCGACGAAATCGCCCTTCACATAGAGCTGGGGGATAGTCGGCCAGTCGGAATATTCCTTGATGCCCTGCCGGACTTCCTGATCCTGCAGCACGTCGACGCTGGCGAATTCGACGCCGCAATGTTCGAGGATCGCCACCGCGCGGCTCGAAAATCCGCATTGCGGGAAGAGCGGCGAGCCCTTCATGAACAGGACGACGTCATTGCCTTTGACGGTTTCGTCGATACGGGATTGTGGGTCGGACATGAATGATACTCCTATTCGGGTGCGGCGGTCGTCAGCTGGAGCGCGTGCAGCTCCCCGCCCATGCGCCCCTTGAGCGCGGCGTAGACCGCCTGATGCTGTTTTACGCGCGGAACCCCCCGGAAACTCTCCGAAACGACGCGCGCGGCATAGTGATCGCCGTCGCCCGCGAGGTCGGTAATCTCAATCTCGGCGTCCGGAATCGCTTCCCGGATCATCGTTTCGATATCGTCGGCGGCCATCGGCATCGCGCGTCGTTCCTCGCCTAGTCCGTCGACTCGATCAGCTGACGGCGCGCCTCGACCGTCATTTCCTCGATCTTCTCGCGAATCGTGTCCGCATCGACATCCTGCTCCGCCGTCGTCAGATCGCCGAGAACCTTGCGGATCACATCGTCATCGCCGGCTTCCTCGAAATCGGCCTGGACCACGGCCTTGGCATAGGCGTCGGTTTCCTCGGCGGTCAGCCCCATCAGTCCGGCCGCCCATTCGCCGACCAGGCGATTGCGGCGCGCGGTGATGCGGAACTGCATTTCCTGATCGTGCGCGAACTTGTTTTCGAACCCTTTTTCGCGATCTTTGAAATCGGCCATGAACGTCTCTCTCCGAGGATAAAAATGCTCTGGCGCCCGAAATAGGGAGGCGGGCGCCGCGGCGCAACGGTTACCGCTAATCCGCGACTTTCACGACGAGCTTGCCGATCGCCTTGCGCGCGCCCATTTTCGCGATCGCCTCGCCGCCTTTTTCGAACGGGAAGACCTCGGTCACCTTGGGCGCGATCTTGCCATCGCGCCACCAGTCGAAAAGCTGGTTGACGTTATCGCGATTATGCTGGGGATTGCGCGCGGCGAAGGCGCCCCAGAAGACGCCGCGCACGTCGCAGCTCTTCAGGAGCGTGAGGTTGAGCGGCAGCTTCGGGATGCCCGCCGGAAAACCGATCACCAGATAACGGCCTTCCCAGGCAATCGAGCGCAGCGCGGGTTCGCAATAATCGCCGCCGACCGCGTCATAGATCACGTCCGCGCCGTTCGGCCCCACCTTCTCCTTGAACTGGCCGGCGAGCGCCTTGGACGCTTCCTTGTCGAACGGCCCGCGATCGTAGATCAGCACATCGTCCGCCCCGGCATCGCGCACCGCTTGCGCCTTCTCCTCGCTCGACACCGCGCCGACGACGCGCGCGCCCATCGCCTTGCCGATCTCGACCGCCGCGAGGCCGACACCGCCGGCGGCGCCGAGCACCAGCAGGGTCTCGCCCTCCTTGAGGTCGCCGCGATCGGCGAGGGCGTGGATCGTCGTGCCATAGGTGAGGATCATCGCCGATCCGTCCTCGAAGCTGACATCGTCGGGGAGCTTGAATGCGCCCGTGGACTGCACGGCGACATATTCGGCCAAGCCGCCATTGCCGCACATCGCCAGCACCCGGTCGCCGATCGCGAAATCGGTTACGCCCTCGCCGACCGCCTCGACGACGCCCGATACCTCGCCGCCCGGCGCGAAAGGCCGCTCGGGCTTGAACTGATACTGGTCGACGATCACGAGCACGTCCGGATAATTGATCGCACAGGCCTTCACGGCGACGAGCAGCTGCCCCGGCCCGGCTTCCGGCGCGTCGATCTCGCCCATCTTGAGCGTTTCGGGTCCGCCGGTTTCATGGGACAACAGGGCTTTCATCAGGCATTCTCCTTCACGAGCCAGGACCGGGCGGCACTGGCTTTCTTTTCGTAGGCGGCAATCGCGTCCCCGCTTTCCAAGGTCAAGCCGATCTCGTCGAGCCCGGCGAGCAGGCAGGATTTGCGGAACGGATCGATCGGAAATTCGAAGCGATCCTGAAACGGCGTCGTCACCACCTGGTTTTCCAGATCGACCGTAACCGGGTCATTTTCGGCGACCTCCATCAGCCGGTCGATCACCGCCTGCGGCAATTCGACCGTGAGGATGCCATTCTTGAACGCGTTGCTCGCGAAGATATCCGAAAAGCTCGGCGCAATGACGACGCGGACGCCCATGTCGTCGAGCGCCCAGGCCGCATGTTCGCGGCTCGAGCCGCAGCCGAAATTATCGCCCGCGATCAGTACCGGTGCGCCCGCATAGTCGGGATCGTCGAAGACATTACCCTCCTCGGCGCGCACCGTCTTGAAGGCCCCCTCGCCCAGCCCTTCCCGGCTGATCGTCTTCAGATATTCGGCCGGGATGATGACATCGGTATCGACATTTTTCCGGCCGAACGGATAGGCGCGGCCCTCGACCTGTTTGAACGGTTCCATCAGCCCATAACCTCTCGGACATCGGCCAACCGGCCGGTCACCGCCGCCGCGGCGGCCATGGCGGGAGAGAGCAGGTGCGTGCGCGCGCCGGGGCCCTGACGGCCGACGAAATTGCGGTTCGAGGTCGAGGCGCAGCGCTGGCCGGGCGGCACCTTATCCGGGTTCATGCCGAGGCACATCGAACAGCCGGGCTCGCGCCATTCGAACCCGGCTTCGATAAAGATCCGGTCGAGACCTTCCTGTTCGGCCTGCAGTTTGACCAGCCCCGAACCCGGAACGACGAGCGCCTGTTTGATACCCTCGGCGATCCTGCGGCCCTTGGCGACCTCGGCCGCGGCGCGCAGATCCTCGATCCGGCTGTTGGTACAGCTGCCGATAAAGATATTGTCGACCGCGACATCCTCCATCCGCTGACCCGGGGTCAGCCCCATATAGTCGAGCGACTTGGCGGCGGCGGCGCGTTTGGATTCATCGGCGAAGCTCTCGGGATCGGGGACACTGCCCGTGATCGGGACGACATCTTCCGGGCTCGTGCCCCAAGTGACGTTGGGAGCGATATCGGCGGCGTCGAGTTCGACGCGCGTATCGAACGCCGCGCCTTTATCGGTCGGCAGCGATCGCCACCAGTCCATCGCCGCGTCCCAATCGGCGCCCGAGGGCACCATCGGGCGGCCCTTCAGATAGGCAAAGGTCTTGTCGTCGGGCGCGATCAGACCGGCCCGGGCGCCCGCCTCGATCGACATGTTGGAGACGGTCAGCCGCCCCTCGATGCTCATGTCGCGGATCGTCGAGCCGGTATATTCGATGACATGGCCGGTGCCGCCCGCCGCACCGATCCGGCCGATGATCGCAAGCACGACATCCTTGGGCGAAACGCCGAAACCGAGCGTTCCTTCGACCCGGATTTCCATGGTTTTCGATTGCTTTAGAAGCAATGTCTGAGTTGCCAGCACATGCTCGACCTCGCTCGTGCCGATGCCAAAGGCGAGCGCGCCGAGCGCGCCATGCGCAGCCGTATGGCTATCGCCGCAGACGAGCGTGCAGCCCGGCAGGGTGAAGCCCTGTTCGGGGCCGACGACATGGACGATGCCCTGTTCGGGCGCCGCGTCGTCGATATAGCGGATGCCGAAGGCTGGCGCGTTCGCCTCCAATGCCTCGAGCTGCTTGGCCGACATCGGATCGGCGATCGGCACGCGGTTGCCGGCGGCATCGCGGCGCGGGGTAGTCGGCAGGTTATGATCGGGGACCGCCAGGGTAAGATCGGGCCGCCGCACCGTCCGTCCCGCTGCGCGTAGCCCCTCGAAAGCCTGGGGGCTCGTCACCTCATGGACGAGATGGCGGTC
Coding sequences within it:
- a CDS encoding lysylphosphatidylglycerol synthase transmembrane domain-containing protein, yielding MTEKSEKPARLSRHAIRLALWALPLAALANIVFFLWAMDGRPLSSIAERPWLLALAAGLAVVPWFTNVLRLAIWCRFLGVELHLAQNIRVILGTVIANSVTPTATGGTVIKWGFLCNEGVSADKAGTLISTQIAEDTIVMLGLLAFALFFAFGFELPSTLRGLDWVGARASTAQALLFFVALILIVGTLFGMARRGLFGGRIGRLAQRLAGRTVELGRNVAQDWKTVLKGGKSVVMASMALSVVQWGARYSVATAIIGFAGGAMLPLLYWALQWLTFTFSTMVPTPGGVGGTEAAFLLLYAPFLSPDTLAQVMVIWRLVLFYVPTGLAALIFLGVRGRVSARPV
- a CDS encoding helix-turn-helix domain-containing protein; translated protein: MATVAVGQQIRQWRERRRLSQMQLALEADISPRHLSFIETGRSQPSTGTIDRLAERLDIPYRARNGILTAAGFAPRHGERTLDDPAMAIARRSVEHILKGHEPYPAIAVDRHWNIVATNDAISFFTEQIGSALLEPPMNAIKLALHPDGLAPQVVNLTEWHAHVLEQLDQQIASSADPGLVALREEVAAYPHESEHDAPPADPDRIWVPLILDTTVGRLSFIGTITIFGTPVDITLSELAIEAFFPADDKTADILHKNWPR
- the grxD gene encoding Grx4 family monothiol glutaredoxin, with translation MSDPQSRIDETVKGNDVVLFMKGSPLFPQCGFSSRAVAILEHCGVEFASVDVLQDQEVRQGIKEYSDWPTIPQLYVKGDFVGGSDIMMEMYEAGELQALMQEKGVAATAG
- a CDS encoding BolA family protein, giving the protein MPMAADDIETMIREAIPDAEIEITDLAGDGDHYAARVVSESFRGVPRVKQHQAVYAALKGRMGGELHALQLTTAAPE
- a CDS encoding DUF1476 domain-containing protein codes for the protein MADFKDREKGFENKFAHDQEMQFRITARRNRLVGEWAAGLMGLTAEETDAYAKAVVQADFEEAGDDDVIRKVLGDLTTAEQDVDADTIREKIEEMTVEARRQLIESTD
- a CDS encoding NADPH:quinone oxidoreductase family protein, producing MKALLSHETGGPETLKMGEIDAPEAGPGQLLVAVKACAINYPDVLVIVDQYQFKPERPFAPGGEVSGVVEAVGEGVTDFAIGDRVLAMCGNGGLAEYVAVQSTGAFKLPDDVSFEDGSAMILTYGTTIHALADRGDLKEGETLLVLGAAGGVGLAAVEIGKAMGARVVGAVSSEEKAQAVRDAGADDVLIYDRGPFDKEASKALAGQFKEKVGPNGADVIYDAVGGDYCEPALRSIAWEGRYLVIGFPAGIPKLPLNLTLLKSCDVRGVFWGAFAARNPQHNRDNVNQLFDWWRDGKIAPKVTEVFPFEKGGEAIAKMGARKAIGKLVVKVAD
- the leuD gene encoding 3-isopropylmalate dehydratase small subunit, whose protein sequence is MEPFKQVEGRAYPFGRKNVDTDVIIPAEYLKTISREGLGEGAFKTVRAEEGNVFDDPDYAGAPVLIAGDNFGCGSSREHAAWALDDMGVRVVIAPSFSDIFASNAFKNGILTVELPQAVIDRLMEVAENDPVTVDLENQVVTTPFQDRFEFPIDPFRKSCLLAGLDEIGLTLESGDAIAAYEKKASAARSWLVKENA
- the leuC gene encoding 3-isopropylmalate dehydratase large subunit, with protein sequence MNDTPRTLYEKIWDAHVVERRDDGTCIVFIDRHLVHEVTSPQAFEGLRAAGRTVRRPDLTLAVPDHNLPTTPRRDAAGNRVPIADPMSAKQLEALEANAPAFGIRYIDDAAPEQGIVHVVGPEQGFTLPGCTLVCGDSHTAAHGALGALAFGIGTSEVEHVLATQTLLLKQSKTMEIRVEGTLGFGVSPKDVVLAIIGRIGAAGGTGHVIEYTGSTIRDMSIEGRLTVSNMSIEAGARAGLIAPDDKTFAYLKGRPMVPSGADWDAAMDWWRSLPTDKGAAFDTRVELDAADIAPNVTWGTSPEDVVPITGSVPDPESFADESKRAAAAKSLDYMGLTPGQRMEDVAVDNIFIGSCTNSRIEDLRAAAEVAKGRRIAEGIKQALVVPGSGLVKLQAEQEGLDRIFIEAGFEWREPGCSMCLGMNPDKVPPGQRCASTSNRNFVGRQGPGARTHLLSPAMAAAAAVTGRLADVREVMG